A window of Dickeya zeae NCPPB 2538 contains these coding sequences:
- a CDS encoding electron transport complex subunit E gives MNQTKELALQGLWKNNSALVQLLGLCPLLAVTSTATNALGLGLATTLVLTCTNIAVSALRRWVPSEIRIPIYVMLIASVVTIVQMLINAYAYGLYQSLGIFIPLIVTNCIVIGRAEAFASKNTVILSALDGLFMGLGATSALFVLGAIREILGNGTVFDGADLLLGSWARVLRVEVVHMDSPFLLMILPPGAFIGLGMMLAGKYLIDEKRKQRQARAVRPTVIGSSQTLAE, from the coding sequence ATGAATCAGACGAAAGAACTGGCCTTACAGGGGTTGTGGAAAAACAACTCTGCGCTGGTACAACTGCTGGGGCTCTGCCCGCTGCTGGCTGTCACCTCAACGGCCACCAACGCACTCGGGCTTGGGCTGGCGACCACACTGGTGCTGACCTGCACCAACATAGCCGTTTCAGCGTTGCGCCGCTGGGTACCAAGTGAAATTCGTATTCCGATTTACGTCATGCTGATCGCCTCGGTGGTCACCATCGTGCAAATGCTGATCAATGCTTACGCCTATGGGTTGTATCAGTCGCTGGGCATTTTTATCCCGTTGATCGTGACCAACTGCATCGTGATTGGGCGGGCGGAAGCCTTCGCCTCCAAAAATACGGTGATACTGTCCGCGCTGGATGGGTTGTTCATGGGGCTCGGAGCCACCAGTGCGCTGTTTGTGCTGGGGGCGATACGAGAAATTCTTGGCAACGGTACCGTGTTTGATGGCGCTGACCTGCTGCTGGGCAGTTGGGCACGGGTACTGCGCGTTGAGGTGGTACACATGGATTCGCCGTTCCTGCTGATGATTCTGCCCCCTGGTGCGTTTATCGGGCTGGGAATGATGCTGGCCGGTAAGTACCTTATCGACGAGAAACGGAAACAGCGTCAGGCCCGTGCGGTACGCCCCACCGTCATCGGTTCATCACAGACGTTAGCGGAATAA